Below is a window of Pseudomonas eucalypticola DNA.
CAAGGTGGCCCCATTGCGGCCAAGGCCGGCTCTTACCGCGGTTGGGGTAGGCCCCGCCCTTGGCCGCGGTACAGGCGACGCGGGCCCTGGCCATTACCCGCGCCTGGGCAACTTCCAGCTAGGCCGAATGAAGTGGCAGGTATACCCATTCGGAATCCGCTCCAGGTAATCCTGGTGCTCCGGTTCCGCCTCCCAGAACGGCCCCGCCGGCTCGATCTCGGTCACCACGCGCCCCGGCCACAACCCTGAAGCGTTCACATCGGCCTCGGTGTCCTCGGCAATGTCACGCTGCTGCTCATCGAGGTAATAGATCGCCGAACGGTAGCTGCGCCCGCGGTCATTGCCCTGACGGTTGGGGGTGGTGGGGTCGTGGATCTGGAAGAAGAATTCGAGAATCTGCCGGTAGCTGATGCGCGCCGGGTCGAAGACGATCTCGATGGCTTCGGCGTGGTCGCCGTGGTTGCGGTACGTGGCATTGGGCACGTCGCCGCCGGTGTAGCCGACGCGGGTGGCGAGCACGCCAGGGTAGCGGCGCAGCAGGTCCTGCATGCCCCAGAAGCAGCCGCCGGCGAGAATCGCGGTTTCGGTTTGGGTGGTCATGGTGCGGTCCTTTCCCTGTTCAGGTGTTGGGCTATTGTAATGCGGGCGATCGCCGCGTTTGCAAGGGGTGCTACGCCAGGCTCGCCGCCGTCTCGATAACCAGATTGCGCAACCATGCCAAGCCCGGGTCATGCTGCTGGTATTTGTTCCACTGCAAACTGATGGTCATCTGCGGCGCCGCCCACGGCGTGGGCAAAATGCGCAGCGGCAGGTACTGCGCCCAGCGCTGGGCCAGGCGCTT
It encodes the following:
- the msrA gene encoding peptide-methionine (S)-S-oxide reductase MsrA, whose amino-acid sequence is MTTQTETAILAGGCFWGMQDLLRRYPGVLATRVGYTGGDVPNATYRNHGDHAEAIEIVFDPARISYRQILEFFFQIHDPTTPNRQGNDRGRSYRSAIYYLDEQQRDIAEDTEADVNASGLWPGRVVTEIEPAGPFWEAEPEHQDYLERIPNGYTCHFIRPSWKLPRRG